From Quercus lobata isolate SW786 chromosome 1, ValleyOak3.0 Primary Assembly, whole genome shotgun sequence, one genomic window encodes:
- the LOC115950902 gene encoding uncharacterized protein LOC115950902 gives MDPFVFDRTQMDPESTPIVQPGISLTLTKPGYETCFVIEPEYSQENDPLTIVEKYFPPNWHFIPSDPKKNRQFYELILIDTMSIMLTHIFNPNDPSNFSHSKCTIKKVITLQEWGEHPSKLWEFSTPFEPQFFNYWDYKKAWFNTFYLQNKQLDHCWLLNFDKSPTDQLPNWFLNWWILFGPIKEILPKPIKHAFKKFERNYQVPTQMSSFPSLLHLYTNYQLPWILHWDYMILQGSPFKKLARRFKVTWWDQFEFDEIVNEIKSPNVHFKYLIVKAEVESELLQASSKKEIKRILLNAISRLS, from the coding sequence ATGGatccttttgtttttgataggACACAAATGGATCCTGAATCTACTCCAATCGTCCAACCTGGAATATCTTTAACTCTGACAAAACCCGGTTATGAAACATGCTTTGTAATTGAACCAGAATACTCTCAAGAAAATGATCCCTTAAcaattgttgaaaaatattttcctccaaATTGGCATTTTATTCCAAGTGACCCAAAGAAGAATAGGCAATTCTATGAGTTAATCCTTATAGATACTATGTCTATTATGCTAACCCAtattttcaatccaaatgatCCTTCCAATTTCTCCCATTCCAAATGTACTATTAAAAAGGTCATCACTCTTCAAGAATGGGGAGAACACCCTTCAAAACTATGGGAATTTTCAACACCATTTGAAcctcaattttttaattattgggaTTATAAAAAAGCATGGTTCAATACCTTTTATTTGCAAAACAAACAATTGGATCATTGTTGGTTGCTTAATTTTGACAAGTCTCCCACTGATCAATTACCCAATTGGTTTCTCAACTGGTGGATTTTATTTGGACCAATTAAGGAAATTCTCCCTAAACCCATCAAAcatgcttttaaaaaatttgaaaggaaTTATCAAGTGCCCACTCAAATGTCCTCATTTCCTTCTCTTCTCCATCTCTACACTAATTACCAATTGCCATGGATACTCCATTGGGATTATATGATTCTTCAAGGCTCTCCTTTCAAGAAACTAGCTCGGCGTTTCAAAGTTACATGGTGGGATCAATTTGAATTTGATGAAATTGTCAATGAAATCAAGTCACCAAATGTACACTTCAAATATTTGATTGTAAAAGCTGAAGTTGAATCAGAATTGCTCCAAGCTTCCtccaaaaaagagattaaaagaATATTGCTCAATGCAATTTCTAGATTAAGTTGA